The DNA window GAAAGCACGATAGGTGCTACATTGCCATCTTTTGCTATGGCCTTCATAGTAACCGCTATCGTTGGATATATAAGTAAAACAGTGAATTCATCCGTGGAAATAAAATAACAGTAAAACAAAAATACCTTCATAAGCGATCATGCTTATGAAGGTATTTTACTATTAAGGGATAGTGATTTGCCCATTTTCACATATCCAATGTCTATCGCCTACAGCTTCTACTTCGCTTTCATCATGAGTCACCCATACGCAAGGTACATCCCATTCACGAATGATAGAAACAAGATCTTCACGCACTTGTTTTCGTAAATTCCAATCGAGTGCAGATAAAGGCTCATCAAGGAGCAAAATAGTCGGTTTTGAGTAGAGCGCGCGGCCCAGTGCAACCCTTTGTTGCTCACCGCCAGATAAACTACCAGCCTTGGTATTACGATATTTCTCTAAGCCCAAACGTTGTAACAATGTATCACACATGTCAGGTGTGCCTCGTTTGCTATAGGTAATATTATGTTCTACCGACAAGTGAGGAAATACAATATTGCCTTGTGGCATATAGCCTACTTGCCGTTTTTGAGCGGGCACCCATATCTTTTTGTCTCGATCTACCCACGTCGTTTCATCGTATTGAATACTGCCAGTGGTGGGTTTTACGAGCCCTGCAATGCATTTAATAAAGGTACTTTTACCACTACCAGACTGACCGGTTAACACAGTAATGCCAGAAGACAATGCCCCCTCAGCTTTCACAGTCACAGAAGGTCTAACTACAGTAAAGGAAAATGTAATCATAGAACCTCCTAATTATTCTCTGTATGGCGGAACAAGGAACCTTTTGTAATGAGGTGAATACCGCTCAACAATGCCAATGTAAGGACACAAATATAAACAACAAGCTCGAAGGCATCCATGTACTGCCCGGCCTCTACGTAGGAGTAAATAGCTAACGGCATGGTGCGCGTTACCTTCGGAATATTACCAGCGATTAAGATGGTAGCACCAAATTCCCCCATGGCACGGCAGAACGCTAAGATGCTACCTGTTAAAATACCTTTCCATGCAAGAGGCACAGATATGGTAAAGAATATACGCAATTCTGACGCGCCCAATGTACGTGCTACATCCTCCATATTATGATCGACGGACTGCAACGCAGAGCGTACCGTTTGATAAAATAATGGAAACGCAATAACAGAAGATGCTACGACTGCACCAGAGGCGGCGAAGACAACGCTCATTCCATGTGCTTCAAGCCACGCACCAAAAGCATAACCTGGCGTAAACACCATGAGAAGAGCAAAGCCCACAACTACAGGTGGTAACACAAGCGGTAATGTAATGAGCGCATCAAGAATAGCTATACCGCTCCATTTACAACGATTCATCCAATAACAAGCAGCTAAACCACTTAAAATAACAATGACAAGGGCAATACTTGCCACCCATAATGATAGCCAAAACGGGCTCATGTCACGCCCCCTTTCTCTATATAATGCAATAAAACTTAGTAGTATTAAGAATATCTATATTGTATCATAAGAAAGCGCTAGCCTTTAGAGCTAGCGCCTTACTCTTATTTAGATGGGGAGAAACCGTATTTCTCTAATACTTTTTGGCCTTCTGGGCTCATTACGTATTGGTAGAAATCTTTTGCCAATGCGTTGTCATATTTTTTTATGATACCGATTGGATAGATGACTGGATCATGGGAATCCGCCGGTGTTACAGCAGAGATTTGAACTGCATCGCCTGCAGCAATAGCATCTGTTTTATAGATAAAGCCCGCATCACCAGCACCTTGGCTAATAGATGCTGTTACAGCTTTAACGTCTTTAGCATATACAACGTTTGGCTCAACTTGATCCCATACGCCTAATTTTGTTAATACTTGTTTACCATAATTACCAGCAGGTACTGTTTCAGGGTTACCTAATACGATACGTTTAACAGAAGCAATTTGATTTAATTCAACTTTAGGTTGGCCTTTTGGAACTACGAGAACTAATTCATTAGTTACAAATGGTTTAACATCTGTTACAAGGTCTTTTTCTTGCAACATTTTCATATTCTTTTCGTCAGCAGAGATGAATAAGCTGGCTGGTGCACCTTGTTCA is part of the Veillonella sp. genome and encodes:
- a CDS encoding ATP-binding cassette domain-containing protein; the encoded protein is MITFSFTVVRPSVTVKAEGALSSGITVLTGQSGSGKSTFIKCIAGLVKPTTGSIQYDETTWVDRDKKIWVPAQKRQVGYMPQGNIVFPHLSVEHNITYSKRGTPDMCDTLLQRLGLEKYRNTKAGSLSGGEQQRVALGRALYSKPTILLLDEPLSALDWNLRKQVREDLVSIIREWDVPCVWVTHDESEVEAVGDRHWICENGQITIP
- the modB gene encoding molybdate ABC transporter permease subunit, which produces MSPFWLSLWVASIALVIVILSGLAACYWMNRCKWSGIAILDALITLPLVLPPVVVGFALLMVFTPGYAFGAWLEAHGMSVVFAASGAVVASSVIAFPLFYQTVRSALQSVDHNMEDVARTLGASELRIFFTISVPLAWKGILTGSILAFCRAMGEFGATILIAGNIPKVTRTMPLAIYSYVEAGQYMDAFELVVYICVLTLALLSGIHLITKGSLFRHTENN
- the modA gene encoding molybdate ABC transporter substrate-binding protein, whose amino-acid sequence is MKRILLVLMSVFMLALLVGCGSDTNKAVDSAKPSTSEKITVQAAASLKGALTELADSYKKSHNLADDQIAINFAGSGTLRQQIEQGAPASLFISADEKNMKMLQEKDLVTDVKPFVTNELVLVVPKGQPKVELNQIASVKRIVLGNPETVPAGNYGKQVLTKLGVWDQVEPNVVYAKDVKAVTASISQGAGDAGFIYKTDAIAAGDAVQISAVTPADSHDPVIYPIGIIKKYDNALAKDFYQYVMSPEGQKVLEKYGFSPSK